A window of Ranitomeya variabilis isolate aRanVar5 chromosome 2, aRanVar5.hap1, whole genome shotgun sequence contains these coding sequences:
- the TIMM8A gene encoding mitochondrial import inner membrane translocase subunit Tim8 A isoform X2: protein MAAAAADPELQSFIEAETQKQRFQGLVHQLTELCWDKCMEKPGPKLDARCEGCFVNCVERFIDTSQFILNRLEQTQKSRGAFSESLTD from the exons ATGGCGGCTGCGGCTGCGGACCCGGAGCTGCAGAGTTTTATCGAGGCAGAGACTCAGAAGCAGCGGTTCCAgggcctggtgcatcagctgaccgaGCTGTGCTGG GACAAATGTATGGAGAAGCCAGGACCAAAGCTGGATGCCCGCTGTGAGGGCTGTTTTGTGAACTGTGTGGAGAGATTTATAGACACAAGCCAATTTATCCTAAACCGATTAGAACAGACTCAGAAATCTCGGGGAGCCTTCTCCGAAAGCCTTACAGACTGA
- the TIMM8A gene encoding mitochondrial import inner membrane translocase subunit Tim8 A isoform X1 produces the protein MSPRTAIAKYRSVAQVIRQVKTKHKSGAIVLRAPGCHSPVCMDKCMEKPGPKLDARCEGCFVNCVERFIDTSQFILNRLEQTQKSRGAFSESLTD, from the exons ATGTCGCCACGTACCGCCATAGCGAAGTACCGCAGTGTAGCTCAAGTGATCAGACAGGTGAAGACAAAACACAAGTCAGGAGCCATCGTCCTCAGAGCTCC GGGGTGTCACAGTCCAGTGTGCATG GACAAATGTATGGAGAAGCCAGGACCAAAGCTGGATGCCCGCTGTGAGGGCTGTTTTGTGAACTGTGTGGAGAGATTTATAGACACAAGCCAATTTATCCTAAACCGATTAGAACAGACTCAGAAATCTCGGGGAGCCTTCTCCGAAAGCCTTACAGACTGA